One Brassica napus cultivar Da-Ae chromosome C4, Da-Ae, whole genome shotgun sequence genomic region harbors:
- the LOC111212273 gene encoding UPF0481 protein At3g47200 isoform X3 — protein sequence MDVNQPREMYPGMWRYPMNPDFCCIYRVPNRLREVNPEPYTPQLVLIGPLHHSVKSQALKALYLGDDITYTKSMAYLDMEEHKKTYLAEFAARIEGETTIDELRRMIKEEEETIRASYQESTAWIQSPEFVEMVLHDSVFIIEFILRFSGVVDKNGDPLLAGLSLGITVYYDLILLENQLPFFILEKLFNPIVTRIWPHLITFRDLIIIFFGFQGKIRRSSKFKHFTDLIRCVRVETLPNLDVWKSKSKPIEHMYNADKLDSGGVKFKAVGDELSLCVSFKNGCLKIPCLTVDDSLEMKLRNIMALEQCHYPNNAHVCSYALFLDYLIDTDKDVDLLLEKGNSFILIYISINIKCPAKVAQMVNKLVTGIVDPGSYYYDIAGKVNEYYRNPMNRSKAILKRVYFGNPWTETATIAATFLLVMTLIQTWASIVQVKESEP from the exons ATGGACGTTAACCAGCCGAGAGAGATGTATCCAGGGATGTGGCGGTATCCTATGAATCCCGACTTTTGTTGTATCTACAGAGTCCCGAACCGTCTACGTGAAGTAAACCCAGAACCCTACACGCCTCAACTTGTCCTCATTGGACCTCTTCACCATTCAGTAAAATCTCAAGCTCTCAAGGCTCTTTATCTTGGAGATGATATCACATACACAAAGTCAATGGCCTACTTAGACATGGAAGAGCATAAGAAGACTTACCTAGCAGAATTCGCAGCAAGGATTGAAGGGGAAACCACCATCGATGAATTAAGAAGAATGatcaaagaagaggaagagacaaTCAGGGCAAGCTATCAAGAATCAACAGCATGGATTCAATCCCCAGAATTCGTGGAGATGGTCCTCCACGACTCTGTTTTCATTATAGAGTTCATACTGAGGTTTAGCGGAGTAGTAGATAAGAATGGAGATCCTCTCCTGGCCGGTCTATCTCTTGGAATCACAGTCTATTATGATCTCATCTTGCTCGAGAACCAGCTTCCTTTTTTTATCCTTGAGAAACTCTTCAATCCAATTGTCACAAGAATCTGGCCGCACCTAATTACATTCCGGGACCtaatcatcatcttcttcggaTTCCAAGGTAAAATCCGAAGGAGTTCCAAATTTAAACATTTCACTGATTTGATCAGGTGTGTTCGCGTGGAGACACTTCCTAACCTTGATGTTTGGAAATCGAAATCCAAACCCATAGAGCATATGTATAATGCGGATAAGCTAGATAGTGGGGGAGTAAAATTTAAGGCAGTAGGAGATGAGTTATCGTTATGTGTGAGCTTCAAGAATGGTTGTTTGAAGATTCCTTGTCTGACGGTTGATGACAGCCTTGAGATGAAACTAAGAAACATAATGGCTCTTGAGCAGTGCCATTACCCTAACAACGCCCACGTATGTAGCTACGCCTTATTCCTAGATTATCTAATTGACACTGATAAAGACGTTGACTTGCTTCTCGAGAAAGGTAACTCATTTATCCTTATTTATATcagtataaatataaaatgt CCCGCTAAAGTTGCGCAGATGGTGAACAAGCTCGTGACAGGCATCGTAGATCCTGGTTCTTACTATTATGATATAGCGGGTAAAGTGAACGAGTACTATAGAAACCCGATGAATAGGTCAAAGGCCATCCTCAAGCGTGTGTATTTTGGTAACCCGTGGACAGAGACAGCCACCATCGCAGCCACGTTTCTATTAGTGATGACACTTATCCAGACTTGGGCATCAATCGTTCAGGTTAAGGAGAGCGAACCTTAG
- the LOC111212273 gene encoding UPF0481 protein At3g47200 isoform X1 has translation MDVNQPREMYPGMWRYPMNPDFCCIYRVPNRLREVNPEPYTPQLVLIGPLHHSVKSQALKALYLGDDITYTKSMAYLDMEEHKKTYLAEFAARIEGETTIDELRRMIKEEEETIRASYQESTAWIQSPEFVEMVLHDSVFIIEFILRFSGVVDKNGDPLLAGLSLGITVYYDLILLENQLPFFILEKLFNPIVTRIWPHLITFRDLIIIFFGFQGKIRRSSKFKHFTDLIRCVRVETLPNLDVWKSKSKPIEHMYNADKLDSGGVKFKAVGDELSLCVSFKNGCLKIPCLTVDDSLEMKLRNIMALEQCHYPNNAHVCSYALFLDYLIDTDKDVDLLLEKDGEQARDRHRRSWFLLL, from the exons ATGGACGTTAACCAGCCGAGAGAGATGTATCCAGGGATGTGGCGGTATCCTATGAATCCCGACTTTTGTTGTATCTACAGAGTCCCGAACCGTCTACGTGAAGTAAACCCAGAACCCTACACGCCTCAACTTGTCCTCATTGGACCTCTTCACCATTCAGTAAAATCTCAAGCTCTCAAGGCTCTTTATCTTGGAGATGATATCACATACACAAAGTCAATGGCCTACTTAGACATGGAAGAGCATAAGAAGACTTACCTAGCAGAATTCGCAGCAAGGATTGAAGGGGAAACCACCATCGATGAATTAAGAAGAATGatcaaagaagaggaagagacaaTCAGGGCAAGCTATCAAGAATCAACAGCATGGATTCAATCCCCAGAATTCGTGGAGATGGTCCTCCACGACTCTGTTTTCATTATAGAGTTCATACTGAGGTTTAGCGGAGTAGTAGATAAGAATGGAGATCCTCTCCTGGCCGGTCTATCTCTTGGAATCACAGTCTATTATGATCTCATCTTGCTCGAGAACCAGCTTCCTTTTTTTATCCTTGAGAAACTCTTCAATCCAATTGTCACAAGAATCTGGCCGCACCTAATTACATTCCGGGACCtaatcatcatcttcttcggaTTCCAAGGTAAAATCCGAAGGAGTTCCAAATTTAAACATTTCACTGATTTGATCAGGTGTGTTCGCGTGGAGACACTTCCTAACCTTGATGTTTGGAAATCGAAATCCAAACCCATAGAGCATATGTATAATGCGGATAAGCTAGATAGTGGGGGAGTAAAATTTAAGGCAGTAGGAGATGAGTTATCGTTATGTGTGAGCTTCAAGAATGGTTGTTTGAAGATTCCTTGTCTGACGGTTGATGACAGCCTTGAGATGAAACTAAGAAACATAATGGCTCTTGAGCAGTGCCATTACCCTAACAACGCCCACGTATGTAGCTACGCCTTATTCCTAGATTATCTAATTGACACTGATAAAGACGTTGACTTGCTTCTCGAGAAAG ATGGTGAACAAGCTCGTGACAGGCATCGTAGATCCTGGTTCTTACTATTATGA
- the LOC111212273 gene encoding UPF0481 protein At3g47200 isoform X2: protein MDVNQPREMYPGMWRYPMNPDFCCIYRVPNRLREVNPEPYTPQLVLIGPLHHSVKSQALKALYLGDDITYTKSMAYLDMEEHKKTYLAEFAARIEGETTIDELRRMIKEEEETIRASYQESTAWIQSPEFVEMVLHDSVFIIEFILRFSGVVDKNGDPLLAGLSLGITVYYDLILLENQLPFFILEKLFNPIVTRIWPHLITFRDLIIIFFGFQGKIRRSSKFKHFTDLIRCVRVETLPNLDVWKSKSKPIEHMYNADKLDSGGVKFKAVGDELSLCVSFKNGCLKIPCLTVDDSLEMKLRNIMALEQCHYPNNAHVCSYALFLDYLIDTDKDVDLLLEKGILKSPLKLRRW from the exons ATGGACGTTAACCAGCCGAGAGAGATGTATCCAGGGATGTGGCGGTATCCTATGAATCCCGACTTTTGTTGTATCTACAGAGTCCCGAACCGTCTACGTGAAGTAAACCCAGAACCCTACACGCCTCAACTTGTCCTCATTGGACCTCTTCACCATTCAGTAAAATCTCAAGCTCTCAAGGCTCTTTATCTTGGAGATGATATCACATACACAAAGTCAATGGCCTACTTAGACATGGAAGAGCATAAGAAGACTTACCTAGCAGAATTCGCAGCAAGGATTGAAGGGGAAACCACCATCGATGAATTAAGAAGAATGatcaaagaagaggaagagacaaTCAGGGCAAGCTATCAAGAATCAACAGCATGGATTCAATCCCCAGAATTCGTGGAGATGGTCCTCCACGACTCTGTTTTCATTATAGAGTTCATACTGAGGTTTAGCGGAGTAGTAGATAAGAATGGAGATCCTCTCCTGGCCGGTCTATCTCTTGGAATCACAGTCTATTATGATCTCATCTTGCTCGAGAACCAGCTTCCTTTTTTTATCCTTGAGAAACTCTTCAATCCAATTGTCACAAGAATCTGGCCGCACCTAATTACATTCCGGGACCtaatcatcatcttcttcggaTTCCAAGGTAAAATCCGAAGGAGTTCCAAATTTAAACATTTCACTGATTTGATCAGGTGTGTTCGCGTGGAGACACTTCCTAACCTTGATGTTTGGAAATCGAAATCCAAACCCATAGAGCATATGTATAATGCGGATAAGCTAGATAGTGGGGGAGTAAAATTTAAGGCAGTAGGAGATGAGTTATCGTTATGTGTGAGCTTCAAGAATGGTTGTTTGAAGATTCCTTGTCTGACGGTTGATGACAGCCTTGAGATGAAACTAAGAAACATAATGGCTCTTGAGCAGTGCCATTACCCTAACAACGCCCACGTATGTAGCTACGCCTTATTCCTAGATTATCTAATTGACACTGATAAAGACGTTGACTTGCTTCTCGAGAAAG GAATACTAAAAAGCCCGCTAAAGTTGCGCAGATGGTGA
- the LOC111212275 gene encoding solute carrier family 35 member F1-like produces MENPRESLKSTTQEVHLAMPKTGKWYHYCLFALADVEANFLGDKIIVGQVKCYYLHHILAAAVVVENRGSIMFCFFVVVKANHSMKITGVALCILGVVMVVFSNVHRRESRRCIFERGELKAVEWSAENPLPFPRFAVSMFLSYSLLPVLLKTSGSAMFTLSLLTSDMWAVLIRIFAYHEKFDWLYYLAFATTAIVVTDVRRYRLADG; encoded by the exons ATGGAGAATCCTAGGGAGTCTCTTAAGTCTACTACTCAAGAAGTTCATTTGGCTATGCCCAAGACC GGCAAGTGGTATCACTATTGTCTCTTTGCTTTAGCTGATGTGGAGGCGAATTTTCTTGGTGATAAAATTATTGTAGGGCAAGTG AAATGTTACTACTTGCATCACATTCTTGCTGCTGCTGTTGTGGTGGAAAACCGTGGAAGtattatgttttgcttttttgTAGTGGTGAAGGCGAATCA TTCGATGAAGATTACTGGTGTGGCTCTCTGTATCCTTGGTGTTGTTATGGTAGTCTTCTCTAACGTTCACCGCAGGGAGTCGAGGAG ATGCATATTTGAACGTGGTGAGCTCAAAGCTGTTGAGTGGTCAGCTGAGAAT CCACTTCCTTTTCCTAGATTCGCAGTCTCGATGTTTCTCTCCTACTCATTACTCCCGGTTTTGCTCAAG ACCAGTGGTTCAGCGATGTTCACCCTCTCGTTACTCACATCAGACATGTGGGCTGTTTTGATCCGCATTTTCGCTTATCATGAGAAG TTTGATTGGCTCTACTACCTGGCATTTGCTACTACAGCTATTGTTGTGACGGATGTGAGAAGATATAGATTAGCAGATGGATAA
- the LOC111212270 gene encoding mitochondrial import inner membrane translocase subunit PAM16 like 2 isoform X2, whose translation MFIVMGTGILGRAVFQAYRQAIANASKTGVAQEAMQNAVRKAGKAINEQEARQILGVTEQTSWEEILQKYDKLFENNAKAGSFYLQSKVLRAKECLEVVYRSNGTPS comes from the exons ATG TTCATTGTCATGGGTACTGGGATTTTAGGCCGTGCTGTCTTTCAAGCTTATCGTCAGGCCATTGCAA ATGCGTCTAAAACCGGCGTTGCGCAGGAAGCAATGCAGAACGCAGTACGTAAAGCAGGGAAAGCCATTAATGAGCAAGAGGCTAGGCAGATTCTCGGTGTAACCGAGCAGACCTCTTGGGAAGAGATCTTACAG AAATACGACAAGCTGTTTGAGAATAACGCTAAAGCTGGGAGCTTCTACCTTCAATCTAAAGTTCTTCGAGCTAAAGAATGTCTTGAAGTTGTGTACAGGAGCAACGGCACACCTAGTTAA
- the LOC111212270 gene encoding mitochondrial import inner membrane translocase subunit PAM16 like 2 isoform X1 — protein sequence MAGRIIAQFIVMGTGILGRAVFQAYRQAIANASKTGVAQEAMQNAVRKAGKAINEQEARQILGVTEQTSWEEILQKYDKLFENNAKAGSFYLQSKVLRAKECLEVVYRSNGTPS from the exons ATG GCTGGTAGAATAATTGCGCAGTTCATTGTCATGGGTACTGGGATTTTAGGCCGTGCTGTCTTTCAAGCTTATCGTCAGGCCATTGCAA ATGCGTCTAAAACCGGCGTTGCGCAGGAAGCAATGCAGAACGCAGTACGTAAAGCAGGGAAAGCCATTAATGAGCAAGAGGCTAGGCAGATTCTCGGTGTAACCGAGCAGACCTCTTGGGAAGAGATCTTACAG AAATACGACAAGCTGTTTGAGAATAACGCTAAAGCTGGGAGCTTCTACCTTCAATCTAAAGTTCTTCGAGCTAAAGAATGTCTTGAAGTTGTGTACAGGAGCAACGGCACACCTAGTTAA
- the LOC111212269 gene encoding pirin-1-like, producing the protein MSHSDDNRVTRQVIKNFFVKLQEEGEGALVRNAITEMDQKLLDPFVLLVEFSFSLSVGYPDHPHRGFESLTYILKGGIVHNDLKGHKSIIKAGDVQWMTAGRGIIHSEYPEQEVNNGLQLWINLPSIHRMIEPKNLELSGSEIPKAEEDGVEVKVIAGDSMGIKSPCQTTTPMMYLDFTLKPGSQTHQTVPESWTAFAYILEGDEGLFSSMDSSAISAHNVVVFGPGELVSVWNKSSSRSLRFLLIAGKPISEPMVQSGPFVMSSQAEIDMAFEDYQNAKNGFEMAKSS; encoded by the exons ATGTCTCATTCTGACGATAATAGAGTAACGAGACAGGTAATCAAGAACTTTTTTGTAAAGCTtcaggaagaaggagaaggggCTCTCGTTAGAAACGCCATCACAGA GATGGACCAGAAGTTACTAGACCCGTTCGTGTTGTTAGTTGAATTTTCCT TTTCGCTTTCAGTTGGATACCCAGATCATCCTCACCGAG GTTTTGAAAGTCTTACTTACATACTAAAG GGAGGTATCGTTCACAACGATCTTAAAGGTCATAAAAGTATAATCAAAGCTGGAGATgttcag TGGATGACAGCAGGAAGAGGAATCATTCATTCAGAATATCCGGAACAAGAAGTCAACAATGGCTTACAGCTTTGGATCAACCTCCCTTCCATTCACAGAAT GATTGAACCAAAAAACCTAGAACTGTCTGGTTCAGAGATTCCAAAGGCAGAGGAAGATGGAGTAGAGGTCAAAGTCATAGCCGGAGATTCAATGGGAATCAAATCTCCTTGCCAGACAACAACACCAATGATGTACCTTGACTTCACCCTCAAGCCAGGATCGCAAACCCACCAGACCGTTCCAGAATCTTGGACCGCTTTCGCCTACATTTTAGAAGGCGATGAAGGCCTTTTCAGCTCCATGGACTCTTCAGCTATATCTGCGCACAATGTTGTTGTGTTTGGACCAGGGGAGTTAGTTAGcgtgtggaacaagtcaagttCTAGGTCATTGAGGTTTCTGTTGATTGCAGGGAAGCCGATCAGTGAGCCTATGGTTCAGAGTGGTCCGTTTGTGATGAGTTCTCAGGCTGAGATTGATATGGCTTTTGAAGATTACCAGAATGCTAAGAACGGGTTTGAGATGGCTAAAAGTAGTTAA
- the LOC111212272 gene encoding F-box protein At3g59150 codes for MNRRRLFCVRSHSRLERIQLSAARRLPKLIFSPEGSEKLFTHHHTGRIMEGNKKANPSSRDLISTLPDDVLCYILSFLTTKEAALTQVLSKRWSNLLQLVPILDFDDSLLLNRRMGREQTKVFMEFVERVLFARVKNSSPVKKASFKLSHLDLHERFDRVPLWVKRVMDLGASELCLSFGGDFKYVSFVLLYSDLKSKALVNLRIGRVYLIHHDGTFPDSVSHTLTTLFLDSVQFTYGKPGFEAILSAFPNLQNLRLHESKEWYYWDGSVSSPTLKRFVYRRDDDTSGPKPCVKFDTPGLAYLEYSDVVAAKYENLRLDSLVEARLDLLLTAGQIMRKNAPDNVGFVPGDVSTLFKGIRHVKILCLSPDALDTLYYRGGEIPVFNNLISLSLGSDRPHGSPYIFKKLLPSLLLKAPNLQTLIIKGLGHYVKKGWEVGWHLRLSLDDMYDALSSSGLKVLQINGYEGTGEELSHMERFLGTLPHLEMVRVTHKGVDDGERRRLVNDLLCLTRASPKCKVQVMKESA; via the exons ATGAACAGAAGAAGACTGTTCTGTGTAAGATCACACTCCAGATTAGAGAGGATCCAACTGTCAGCTGCTCGTCGGCTTCCTAAACTCATCTTCTCGCCTGAAGGATCCGAAAAGCTCTTTACTCATCATCACACTGGAAG GATAATGGAAGGTAACAAAAAAGCGAACCCAAGTTCCAGAGACTTGATCAGCACTTTACCAGATGATGTTCTCTGCTACATCTTGTCCTTCCTCACGACAAAGGAGGCTGCTTTAACACAGGTTCTGTCAAAGCGATGGTCGAATCTTCTTCAACTGGTACCTATCCTCGACTTTGACGACTCTCTGTTGCTAAACCGCAGAATGGGTCGAGAGCAAACTAAGGTTTTCATGGAGTTCGTGGAAAGGGTACTGTTTGCGCGAGTCAAGAACTCGTCTCCTGTGAAGAAAGCCTCTTTCAAGTTAAGTCATTTAGATCTTCATGAAAGATTTGATCGCGTACCTCTGTGGGTAAAAAGAGTAATGGATCTTGGGGCCTCGGAACTTTGTCTAAGCTTTGGTGGTGACTTCAAGTACGTTAGCTTTGTTCTGCTGTACTCTGACCTTAAGAGCAAGGCACTTGTAAACCTAAGGATCGGAAGAGTCTACCTCATTCATCATGATGGTACTTTTCCAGATTCTGTTTCTCACACACTTACCACTCTCTTTCTCGACTCAGTTCAGTTTACTTATGGTAAGCCTGGTTTCGAAGCTATTCTATCAGCTTTCCCTAACCTTCAGAACCTGAGGCTCCATGAATCCAAGGAGTGGTACTATTGGGATGGGTCTGTTTCAAGTCCAACGCTTAAGAGATTTGTGTACAGACGTGATGATGATACTTCTGGTCCTAAGCCTTGTGTTAAGTTTGATACTCCGGGGCTTGCTTACTTGGAGTATTCTGATGTGGTTGCGGCTAAGTATGAGAATCTGCGTTTGGACAGCTTGGTTGAAGCTAGGCTTGATCTTCTGTTGACTGCAGGTCAAATCATGCGCAAGAATGCTCCAGATAATGTTGGTTTTGTTCCTGGTGATGTTTCAACCTTGTTCAAGGGAATCAGACATGTCAAGATCCTCTGCTTATCTCCGGATGCTCTAGAT aCGCTTTATTACCGTGGTGGTGAAATACCTGTGTTCAACAATCTGATTAGCTTGTCTCTGGGAAGTGATAGACCTCatggcagtccatacatcttcAAGAAACTGcttccatctcttctcctcaaGGCGCCAAATCTACAAACTCTAATCATCAAG GGTCTAGGGCATTATGTTAAAAAAGGATGGGAGGTTGGGTGGCACCTACGTTTATCTTTGGATGATATGTATGATGCTCTGTCATCATCCGGATTGAAGGTTCTGCAGATCAATGGGTATGAAGGAACTGGTGAAGAACTTAGTCACATGGAGCGTTTTTTGGGAACATTACCGCATCTTGAAATGGTTAGGGTTACTCATAAAGGAGTTGATGATGGAGAGAGACGTCGTCTGGTGAATGATCTTTTGTGTCTTACCAGAGCTTCCCCCAAATGCAAGGTCCAAGTCATGAAAGAAAGTGCTTGA